A window of the Gossypium hirsutum isolate 1008001.06 chromosome A03, Gossypium_hirsutum_v2.1, whole genome shotgun sequence genome harbors these coding sequences:
- the LOC121225162 gene encoding uncharacterized protein isoform X2 gives MGDHFVLLVDRLLTESTLEAAIGSRNGSLQATASTVDDTKVFGSSTTVDLSSPRKIVECRICQDEDEDSNMETPCSCCGSLEYAHRRCVQRWCNEKGNTTCEICHQQFKPGYTVPPPLFQLRHLPMNLRANWDIYRRELNDSRFIAVVSTDRHYDEYSVSTTRSSIYYRTVAIVFMLLLILRHTLPVILTGSNEYTFQLFTLLLLPIVGIILPIYLMVKAVSALRHRRQQQEAPNSLFTQSDEETEHSIMQAQPHIVNIL, from the exons ATGGGGGATCATTTTGTATTACTAGTGGATCGGTTGTTGACAGAATCCACACTGGAAGCTGCAATCGGTAGCAGGAACGGGTCTTTGCAGGCCACTGCATCAACAGTTGATGACACGAAGGTATTCGGTTCTTCAACAACGGTGGATTTGTCATCCCCGAGGAAAATTGTGGAATGCAGGATATGCCAAGATGAGGATGAAGATTCAAACATGGAGACCCCTTGCTCTTGTTGTGGCAGCTTGGAG TATGCTCATCGAAGATGTGTACAAAGATGGTGCAATGAGAAGGGCAACACTACCTGCGAAATATGCCATCAG CAATTCAAGCCTGGCTATACCGTACCACCTCCTCTGTTTCAACTCAGGCATCTTCCAATGAATCTGAG GGCAAACTGGGATATCTATAGGAGGGAGTTAAATGATTCTCGCTTTATAGCAGTTGTATCAACAGATCGCCACTATGATGAATATTCAGTTTCAACTACAAGAAGCTCGATATATTACCGAACAGTTGCTATAGTG TTCATGCTTCTTTTGATTTTACGACATACTCTTCCTGTCATACTTACTGGAAGCAATGAGTACACTTTCCAATTGTTTACG TTGCTATTGCTTCCGATTGTTGGGATTATCCTGCCAATATATTTGATGGTGAAAGCAGTAAGTGCCCTCCGTCACCGCCGGCAACAACAG GAGGCTCCAAATTCATTGTTTACTCAATCAGATGAAGAAACTGAGCATTCTATCATGCAAGCTCAACCTCACATAGTCAACATCCTTTGA
- the LOC121225162 gene encoding uncharacterized protein isoform X1 — translation MGDHFVLLVDRLLTESTLEAAIGSRNGSLQATASTVDDTKVFGSSTTVDLSSPRKIVECRICQDEDEDSNMETPCSCCGSLEYAHRRCVQRWCNEKGNTTCEICHQQFKPGYTVPPPLFQLRHLPMNLRANWDIYRRELNDSRFIAVVSTDRHYDEYSVSTTRSSIYYRTVAIVFMLLLILRHTLPVILTGSNEYTFQLFTVSFVLVFEDIDRLPVYKLALSHVVQLLLLPIVGIILPIYLMVKAVSALRHRRQQQEAPNSLFTQSDEETEHSIMQAQPHIVNIL, via the exons ATGGGGGATCATTTTGTATTACTAGTGGATCGGTTGTTGACAGAATCCACACTGGAAGCTGCAATCGGTAGCAGGAACGGGTCTTTGCAGGCCACTGCATCAACAGTTGATGACACGAAGGTATTCGGTTCTTCAACAACGGTGGATTTGTCATCCCCGAGGAAAATTGTGGAATGCAGGATATGCCAAGATGAGGATGAAGATTCAAACATGGAGACCCCTTGCTCTTGTTGTGGCAGCTTGGAG TATGCTCATCGAAGATGTGTACAAAGATGGTGCAATGAGAAGGGCAACACTACCTGCGAAATATGCCATCAG CAATTCAAGCCTGGCTATACCGTACCACCTCCTCTGTTTCAACTCAGGCATCTTCCAATGAATCTGAG GGCAAACTGGGATATCTATAGGAGGGAGTTAAATGATTCTCGCTTTATAGCAGTTGTATCAACAGATCGCCACTATGATGAATATTCAGTTTCAACTACAAGAAGCTCGATATATTACCGAACAGTTGCTATAGTG TTCATGCTTCTTTTGATTTTACGACATACTCTTCCTGTCATACTTACTGGAAGCAATGAGTACACTTTCCAATTGTTTACGGTAAGTTTTGTTCTTGTATTTGAAGATATTGATCGACTTCCAGTGTATAAACTAGCGCTGTCACACGTTGTACAGTTGCTATTGCTTCCGATTGTTGGGATTATCCTGCCAATATATTTGATGGTGAAAGCAGTAAGTGCCCTCCGTCACCGCCGGCAACAACAG GAGGCTCCAAATTCATTGTTTACTCAATCAGATGAAGAAACTGAGCATTCTATCATGCAAGCTCAACCTCACATAGTCAACATCCTTTGA
- the LOC107887204 gene encoding sulfhydryl oxidase 2 isoform X2, translated as MSLVHWILILNLWILKANSLQAGSRVVLREIGHNIVGGSDPKDYAVELNATNFDAVLKDTPATYAIVEFFAHWCPACRNYKHHYENVAKLFNGPNAVHPGIVLMTRVDCALKINSKLCDKFSVSHYPMLFWGPPTKFFAGWSSNQAKSKLRVIDDGRTAERLLNWINKQIGSSYGLEDEKFENEHLSSNISDPGQIARAVYDVEEATATAFDIILEHKMIKSETRAPLIKFLQLLVAHHPSRRCRKGSAEVLVNFDDLCPLDMWSSDKHDVDTSNMIGVLRNFHICGKDVPRGYWMFCRGSKNDTRGFSCGLWVLMHSLSVRIEDGESQTAFTSICDFIHNFFICQECRQHFYEMCSSVKGPFTKARDFALWLWSAHNEVNERLMKEEASLKTGDPKFPKIIWPPKQLCPSCHHSRGPKDKGGGQIDWKRDEVFKFLISYYGNTLVSLYKEKGLLVGDGTTVILEDSSTNAVVVPVGAALAIALASCAFGALACYWRSQQKNRKPRRSWS; from the exons ATGTCTCTTGTACATTGGATTCTGATTTTGAACCTTTGGATCTTAAAGGCAAACTCGTTGCAAGCGGGATCGCGGGTGGTACTTCGTGAGATTGGTCATAACATCGTCGGTGGTAGTGATCCCAAGGACTACGCCGTTGAATTGAACGCCACGAATTTCGATGCTGTTCTCAAGGACACTCCTGCTACTTACGCTATAGTCGAATTCTTCGCTCATTG GTGCCCTGCTTGCAGAAATTACAAG CACCATTATGAAAATGTTGCAAAGCTTTTCAATGGACCCAATGCCGTGCATCCTGGAATTGTATTGATGACTAGAGTAGACTGTGCATTAAAG ATAAATAGCAAACTTTGTGATAAGTTTTCTGTGAGTCACTATCCTATGCTATTTTGGGGTCCTCCTACAAAGTTTTTTGCTGGCTGGAGCTCTAATCAAGCGAAAAGTAAATTACGTGTAATTGATGATGGGCGGACAGCCGAACGCTTGCTTAATTGGATCAATAAGCAAATAGGCAG TTCATATGGTCTGGAAGATGAAAAATTTGAAAACGAGCATCTTTCATCAAATATATCGGATCCTGGACAG aTTGCTCGAGCTGTGTATGACGTGGAGGAGGCAACTGCAACTGCCTTTGACATAATTCTAGAACATAAG ATGATTAAATCAGAAACTCGAGCTCCACTCATAAAATTCCTTCAACTTTTAGTGGCCCATCATCCTTCCAGGAG GTGTCGGAAAGGAAGCGCAGAAGTACTTGTCAACTTTGATGACTTGTGCCCATTAGATATGTGGTCATCAGACAAGCATGATGTTGACACCAGTAACATGATAGGGGTGCTACGCAATTTCCATATTTGTGGAAAGGATGTTCCCCGTGGATATTGG ATGTTTTGTCGTGGCAGCAAGAACGATACCCGGGGCTTTAG TTGTGGTTTATGGGTTTTAATGCATTCCCTCTCTGTGAGGATTGAGGATGGAGAGAGCCAGACTGCATTTACATCTATCTGTGATTTTATTCACAACTTCTTTATTTGTCAGGAGTGCCGTCAACATTTTTATGAGATGTGTTCAAG TGTTAAAGGTCCTTTCACAAAAGCCCGTGACTTTGCCCTTTGGTTGTGGAGTGCACATAATGAAGTTAATGAAAGATTAATGAAGGAAGAAGCATCTCTAAAAACCGGAGATCCCAAGTTCCCAAAGATTATTTGGCCTCCAAAACAGCTTTGTCCTTCATGTCATCATTCCCGAGGTCCCAAAGATAAAGGAGGCGGTCAGATCGATTGGAAGCGGGATGAAGTATTCAAGTTCTTAATTAGTTATTATGGGAATACACTTGTATCTTTGTACAAAGAAAAGGGTCTTCTAGTAGGTGATGGAACCACTGTTATTCTGGAAGATTCATCAACAAACGCAGTTGTGGTGCCAGTTGGGGCTGCATTGGCTATTGCTCTTGCTAGCTGTGCATTTGGAGCACTTGCTTGCTACTGGCGTTCCCAGCAGAAGAATCGGAA GCCAAGGAGAAGCTGGAGTTAA
- the LOC107887204 gene encoding sulfhydryl oxidase 2 isoform X1: MSLVHWILILNLWILKANSLQAGSRVVLREIGHNIVGGSDPKDYAVELNATNFDAVLKDTPATYAIVEFFAHWCPACRNYKHHYENVAKLFNGPNAVHPGIVLMTRVDCALKINSKLCDKFSVSHYPMLFWGPPTKFFAGWSSNQAKSKLRVIDDGRTAERLLNWINKQIGSSYGLEDEKFENEHLSSNISDPGQIARAVYDVEEATATAFDIILEHKMIKSETRAPLIKFLQLLVAHHPSRRCRKGSAEVLVNFDDLCPLDMWSSDKHDVDTSNMIGVLRNFHICGKDVPRGYWMFCRGSKNDTRGFSCGLWVLMHSLSVRIEDGESQTAFTSICDFIHNFFICQECRQHFYEMCSSVKGPFTKARDFALWLWSAHNEVNERLMKEEASLKTGDPKFPKIIWPPKQLCPSCHHSRGPKDKGGGQIDWKRDEVFKFLISYYGNTLVSLYKEKGLLVGDGTTVILEDSSTNAVVVPVGAALAIALASCAFGALACYWRSQQKNRKYYHQLHSLKNI, from the exons ATGTCTCTTGTACATTGGATTCTGATTTTGAACCTTTGGATCTTAAAGGCAAACTCGTTGCAAGCGGGATCGCGGGTGGTACTTCGTGAGATTGGTCATAACATCGTCGGTGGTAGTGATCCCAAGGACTACGCCGTTGAATTGAACGCCACGAATTTCGATGCTGTTCTCAAGGACACTCCTGCTACTTACGCTATAGTCGAATTCTTCGCTCATTG GTGCCCTGCTTGCAGAAATTACAAG CACCATTATGAAAATGTTGCAAAGCTTTTCAATGGACCCAATGCCGTGCATCCTGGAATTGTATTGATGACTAGAGTAGACTGTGCATTAAAG ATAAATAGCAAACTTTGTGATAAGTTTTCTGTGAGTCACTATCCTATGCTATTTTGGGGTCCTCCTACAAAGTTTTTTGCTGGCTGGAGCTCTAATCAAGCGAAAAGTAAATTACGTGTAATTGATGATGGGCGGACAGCCGAACGCTTGCTTAATTGGATCAATAAGCAAATAGGCAG TTCATATGGTCTGGAAGATGAAAAATTTGAAAACGAGCATCTTTCATCAAATATATCGGATCCTGGACAG aTTGCTCGAGCTGTGTATGACGTGGAGGAGGCAACTGCAACTGCCTTTGACATAATTCTAGAACATAAG ATGATTAAATCAGAAACTCGAGCTCCACTCATAAAATTCCTTCAACTTTTAGTGGCCCATCATCCTTCCAGGAG GTGTCGGAAAGGAAGCGCAGAAGTACTTGTCAACTTTGATGACTTGTGCCCATTAGATATGTGGTCATCAGACAAGCATGATGTTGACACCAGTAACATGATAGGGGTGCTACGCAATTTCCATATTTGTGGAAAGGATGTTCCCCGTGGATATTGG ATGTTTTGTCGTGGCAGCAAGAACGATACCCGGGGCTTTAG TTGTGGTTTATGGGTTTTAATGCATTCCCTCTCTGTGAGGATTGAGGATGGAGAGAGCCAGACTGCATTTACATCTATCTGTGATTTTATTCACAACTTCTTTATTTGTCAGGAGTGCCGTCAACATTTTTATGAGATGTGTTCAAG TGTTAAAGGTCCTTTCACAAAAGCCCGTGACTTTGCCCTTTGGTTGTGGAGTGCACATAATGAAGTTAATGAAAGATTAATGAAGGAAGAAGCATCTCTAAAAACCGGAGATCCCAAGTTCCCAAAGATTATTTGGCCTCCAAAACAGCTTTGTCCTTCATGTCATCATTCCCGAGGTCCCAAAGATAAAGGAGGCGGTCAGATCGATTGGAAGCGGGATGAAGTATTCAAGTTCTTAATTAGTTATTATGGGAATACACTTGTATCTTTGTACAAAGAAAAGGGTCTTCTAGTAGGTGATGGAACCACTGTTATTCTGGAAGATTCATCAACAAACGCAGTTGTGGTGCCAGTTGGGGCTGCATTGGCTATTGCTCTTGCTAGCTGTGCATTTGGAGCACTTGCTTGCTACTGGCGTTCCCAGCAGAAGAATCGGAAGTATTACCACCAACTACACTCTTTAAAGAACATATGA
- the LOC107887206 gene encoding CBL-interacting protein kinase 32 — MMLQRKQLKLPANEKFKAQFLCQASKGRLKEDEARKYFQHLINAVDYCHSRDVYHRDLKIRVDCSILRGCYESFALNCFGRYLACLGNQQQTNRQTSIQAEPEKQQHFVYFVHL; from the exons ATGATGCTGCAAAGAAAGCAGTTAAAGCTGCCAGCAAATGAGAAATTTAAG GCTCAGTTCCTCTGCCAGGCAAGCAAAGGGAGGTTGAAGGAAGATGAAGCTAGAAAGTATTTTCAGCATCTTATTAATGCTGTGGATTACTGCCACAGCAGGGATGTTTACCATCGAGACCTCAAGATACG TGTTGATTGTTCGATACTACGTGGTTGCTATGAATCATTTGCACTGAATTGCTTTGGAAGATACCTTGCTTGCTTGG gAAACCAGCAGCAAACCAACAGGCAGACCAGCATCCAAGCTGAACCAGAGAAGCAAcagcattttgtttattttgttcatttgtaa